A genomic stretch from Corynebacterium sp. 21KM1197 includes:
- a CDS encoding DHH family phosphoesterase, translating to MAELEQVAAWLKTARSAVVIGHLRPDADAIGSVTALVAALRRRGIAAQGIIGQEQRFAENLYTIPGASEVLRGDKLPEADVYVAVDCGSLDRTGLLSAQVHERRERVIVLDHHASNPGFGALNHIAVEAESTTMILYDLFHLMGVELTPQIAHSLYAGLVTDTGSFRWGSNRMHTVAATLMSRGVNARQIAADLLDHVSAHDLKMVGTVLAGIDVLNIDGLSLALLVAEHRDVVGHSASAVESLVDFVHSIQGCQLGVVFKATSPGTWAVSLRSETIDVSQIAVALGGGGHRPAAGYTAVGERQEVIDALIAVLREQNEAA from the coding sequence GTGGCAGAGTTAGAGCAGGTAGCCGCGTGGCTGAAAACCGCGCGCAGCGCGGTGGTGATCGGCCACCTGCGCCCGGACGCGGACGCGATTGGCTCCGTAACCGCACTGGTGGCGGCCCTGCGGCGGCGGGGAATAGCGGCCCAGGGAATCATCGGGCAGGAACAGCGCTTTGCGGAAAACCTTTACACCATTCCCGGGGCGTCGGAAGTCTTGCGTGGCGATAAGCTGCCCGAGGCGGACGTGTACGTGGCGGTGGATTGTGGTTCCCTAGATCGCACCGGACTGCTGAGCGCGCAGGTGCACGAGCGCAGGGAGCGGGTGATCGTGCTGGATCACCACGCCTCTAACCCCGGCTTTGGGGCGCTCAATCACATCGCGGTGGAGGCGGAGTCCACCACTATGATCCTCTACGATCTCTTTCACCTCATGGGGGTGGAACTCACCCCACAGATCGCGCACAGCCTGTACGCGGGCCTGGTCACGGATACCGGTAGTTTCCGTTGGGGCAGCAACCGCATGCACACCGTTGCGGCGACCCTGATGAGCCGAGGCGTAAACGCCCGGCAGATCGCCGCCGATCTCCTCGATCACGTCTCCGCCCACGATTTGAAGATGGTGGGTACGGTGCTCGCGGGGATCGACGTGCTCAACATTGATGGCCTTTCCCTGGCCCTCCTGGTGGCGGAGCACAGGGATGTGGTGGGGCACTCCGCCTCGGCGGTGGAGTCCCTGGTGGACTTTGTTCACTCCATTCAGGGTTGCCAATTAGGGGTGGTGTTCAAGGCCACCTCTCCGGGAACGTGGGCGGTATCCCTGCGCTCAGAGACGATCGACGTCTCCCAGATTGCGGTGGCCCTGGGCGGTGGGGGACACCGGCCGGCGGCGGGTTATACCGCCGTGGGGGAGCGCCAAGAGGTGATCGATGCCCTGATCGCCGTGCTGCGCGAGCAGAACGAGGCCGCATGA
- a CDS encoding bifunctional riboflavin kinase/FAD synthetase: MNIWHGLAAVPSDLSGSVVTIGVFDGVHRGHQHLLGRAVAEARERGLPCVMVTFDPHPVSVFLPEKTPARLTSLDDRLRLAGELGVDAVLVVNFTCELAGLSPRHYFTSLLVDTLKAAAVLVGENFTFGKDAAGTVDTLRELGEQYGIEPIIVGLYHDGGQRLCSSLVRRYLSEGDIEGANWALGRSFRVTGKVVHGAGRGGKELGYPTANQYFSESMALPADGVYAGWLTVVDSGPIKGDMVAERRYPAAISVGTNPTFGDEPRSVESFVIDQEADLYGHTATVEFVAHLRPMVKFHGVEELLEAMGRDVSRAREILAG; this comes from the coding sequence GTGAATATTTGGCACGGGCTTGCAGCCGTTCCCTCGGATCTCTCTGGATCGGTGGTCACCATCGGGGTATTCGACGGTGTGCACCGGGGGCACCAACACCTGCTCGGGCGCGCGGTGGCGGAGGCCCGCGAGCGCGGGTTGCCCTGCGTGATGGTGACCTTTGATCCCCACCCCGTTTCCGTGTTCCTCCCGGAAAAGACCCCGGCGCGCCTGACCTCCCTCGATGATCGCCTGCGCCTGGCCGGGGAACTGGGCGTGGACGCCGTGCTGGTGGTGAACTTCACCTGCGAACTCGCGGGCCTGAGCCCGCGCCATTACTTCACCTCGCTGCTGGTGGATACCCTCAAGGCCGCCGCCGTGCTGGTGGGGGAGAACTTCACCTTTGGCAAGGACGCCGCGGGCACCGTGGATACGCTGCGGGAACTGGGTGAGCAGTACGGCATTGAGCCCATCATCGTGGGTCTGTATCACGACGGCGGGCAGCGGCTGTGCTCCTCCCTGGTGCGCCGCTACCTCAGCGAGGGCGATATTGAGGGAGCCAACTGGGCGCTGGGGCGCTCCTTCCGGGTCACCGGCAAGGTGGTGCACGGTGCGGGGCGCGGCGGCAAGGAACTGGGCTATCCCACGGCCAACCAGTACTTTTCCGAGTCCATGGCCCTGCCCGCCGACGGTGTGTATGCGGGCTGGCTTACCGTGGTGGATTCCGGCCCGATCAAGGGGGACATGGTGGCCGAGCGACGCTACCCGGCGGCGATCTCCGTGGGCACGAACCCCACTTTTGGCGACGAGCCGCGCAGCGTGGAATCCTTTGTGATCGACCAGGAGGCGGACCTTTACGGGCACACCGCCACCGTGGAGTTTGTGGCCCACCTGCGCCCGATGGTGAAGTTCCACGGGGTAGAGGAATTGCTAGAGGCGATGGGGCGAGACGTAAGCCGTGCCCGGGAGATTCTGGCGGGATAG
- the rbfA gene encoding 30S ribosome-binding factor RbfA, whose product MADQARAGRMAKRIQTIVATALERQIKAPRVELITITDARVTGDLHDATVYYTVRGENIGQAPDEEAAAETLERIRGQLRKIVGDELGVRFTPTLSFALDTVPETSAHMEEVLARAKARDEELARLKANATPAGEANPYKTSDAEEGR is encoded by the coding sequence ATGGCCGATCAGGCACGTGCCGGGCGGATGGCCAAGCGCATCCAAACCATCGTTGCCACCGCATTGGAGCGCCAGATTAAGGCCCCTCGGGTGGAGCTGATTACCATTACCGACGCCCGCGTCACCGGCGATCTGCACGACGCCACCGTGTACTACACCGTGCGCGGGGAGAACATCGGGCAGGCCCCGGACGAGGAGGCCGCCGCCGAGACCCTGGAGCGCATCCGGGGCCAGCTGCGCAAGATCGTGGGCGATGAACTGGGAGTGCGCTTTACCCCCACTCTGAGCTTTGCTCTGGACACCGTTCCGGAGACCTCCGCGCACATGGAAGAGGTGCTGGCGCGGGCCAAGGCCCGGGACGAGGAATTGGCCCGGCTCAAGGCCAACGCCACCCCGGCGGGGGAGGCCAATCCCTATAAGACGAGCGACGCTGAGGAAGGGCGCTAA
- the truB gene encoding tRNA pseudouridine(55) synthase TruB, translating into MVDPLARSGIVVVDKPQGLTSHDVVSRLRRALGTKKVGHAGTLDPMATGVLVAGVERGTKFLAHMTAATKAYRATIRLGQSTTTDDAEGEIIAQVPTEQVHNLDPALIDAALASLTGDIMQRPSTFSAIKIDGQRAYARARAGEQVEIPPRPVTVSRFDLLDRRGTDLDVEVDCSSGTYIRALARDLGEHLGVGGHLTMLRRTEVGPFRLTDSVLLDTLAEHPRLSLTLDEALRRCYPTVAVTAAEAEALAKGQWLEPRGLRGVHAAVDPEGHSIALIKEQGKRLSTVFVARPSTL; encoded by the coding sequence ATGGTTGATCCCCTCGCACGCTCAGGAATAGTAGTGGTGGACAAGCCCCAGGGGCTTACCTCCCATGACGTTGTTTCCCGGCTACGCAGGGCTTTAGGCACCAAAAAGGTGGGCCACGCCGGCACGCTGGACCCGATGGCCACCGGCGTGCTGGTGGCGGGGGTGGAGCGCGGCACCAAGTTTCTAGCCCACATGACCGCCGCCACCAAGGCCTACCGCGCCACCATCCGCCTGGGCCAGTCCACCACCACCGACGACGCCGAGGGCGAGATCATCGCGCAGGTACCCACCGAGCAGGTGCATAACCTCGACCCCGCGCTTATCGACGCCGCCCTCGCCTCCCTCACCGGGGACATCATGCAGCGCCCCTCCACGTTCTCCGCGATCAAGATCGACGGCCAGCGCGCCTACGCCCGTGCCAGGGCCGGTGAGCAGGTGGAGATTCCCCCGCGCCCCGTCACCGTCTCCCGCTTTGACCTCCTCGATCGCCGGGGAACCGACCTCGACGTGGAGGTGGACTGCTCCTCGGGCACCTATATCCGCGCCCTGGCCCGCGATCTGGGCGAGCACCTCGGCGTGGGCGGGCACCTGACCATGCTGCGCCGCACCGAGGTGGGCCCGTTTAGGCTCACGGATTCGGTGCTTCTCGACACCCTCGCGGAACACCCGCGCCTCAGCCTCACCCTGGACGAGGCCCTGCGGCGCTGCTACCCCACCGTGGCGGTGACCGCCGCCGAGGCCGAGGCCCTGGCCAAGGGGCAGTGGCTGGAGCCGCGCGGGCTGCGCGGGGTACACGCCGCCGTGGATCCCGAGGGCCACAGCATCGCCCTGATCAAGGAACAGGGCAAGCGGCTCTCCACCGTCTTTGTGGCCAGGCCATCCACCCTATAG
- a CDS encoding nucleoside hydrolase → MARKIILDLDTGVDDALALAYALGSPELDLIGVTCTYGNVLIEQGAANDLALLDLLGHSEVPVFLGEPHAQTKEGFEVLEISAFIHGKNGIGEVEIPASPRSVEERGAVDFLVDSVREHGDDLVIVATGPMTNLAAAIAADPEFARNAHIVIMGGALTVPGNVNAWTEANISQDPEAADTLLRSGADVTMIGLDVTLQTLLTYEETRQWRELGTEAGRALADITDYYIKAYETTAPYLGGCGLHDPLAVAVAVDPTLVTLLPINLKVDVEGPTRGRTIGDEKRLNDAERTSRAAVAVDAPRFLQEFMTRIGSVLR, encoded by the coding sequence GTGGCCCGTAAAATCATCCTTGACCTGGACACCGGCGTCGATGACGCCCTGGCTTTGGCGTATGCCCTGGGCTCCCCAGAGCTAGACCTCATTGGCGTGACCTGCACCTACGGCAACGTGCTCATTGAGCAGGGCGCAGCTAATGACCTCGCGCTGTTGGACCTGCTGGGCCACTCCGAGGTGCCGGTTTTCCTAGGCGAGCCGCACGCGCAGACCAAGGAGGGCTTTGAGGTTCTGGAGATCTCCGCCTTTATTCACGGCAAGAACGGCATTGGCGAGGTGGAGATCCCGGCCTCCCCGCGCTCGGTGGAGGAGCGCGGCGCGGTGGACTTCCTCGTGGATTCCGTGCGCGAGCACGGCGACGATCTAGTGATCGTGGCCACCGGCCCCATGACCAACCTTGCCGCCGCCATCGCCGCCGATCCTGAGTTCGCCCGCAACGCCCACATCGTGATTATGGGCGGCGCGCTCACCGTGCCCGGCAACGTCAATGCCTGGACGGAGGCCAATATCAGCCAGGATCCGGAGGCGGCGGATACGCTGCTGCGTTCCGGGGCGGACGTGACCATGATTGGCCTGGATGTGACCCTGCAAACTCTGCTCACTTACGAGGAGACTCGCCAGTGGCGCGAGCTGGGCACGGAGGCCGGGCGCGCGCTGGCGGACATCACGGATTACTACATCAAGGCCTACGAGACCACCGCGCCCTACCTGGGTGGTTGCGGCCTGCACGATCCCCTGGCGGTGGCTGTGGCGGTGGACCCCACCCTGGTGACCCTGCTCCCGATCAACCTCAAGGTGGACGTGGAGGGGCCCACGCGCGGGCGCACCATCGGGGACGAAAAGCGGCTTAACGACGCCGAGCGCACCTCGCGGGCCGCCGTGGCGGTGGACGCCCCGCGCTTCCTCCAGGAGTTCATGACCCGCATTGGTTCGGTGCTCCGGTGA
- a CDS encoding MATE family efflux transporter codes for MSGAQRQDVAEASAKVTARDIFGLALPALGVLAATPLYLLLDTAVVGRLGGLEQAALAVGATIQSQVTTQLTFLSYGTTARSSRLFGQGRRAAAVAEGVQATWVALGVGVALALAVIAGAPLFAGWLGGNAEVAQEAAAWMRVAALGIPLTLIIMAGNGWLRGVQDTRRPLYFTLAGVIPGAILVPLLVARMGLVGSAVANLVGVSIAALLFLGALIREHRGPWRPQWSVIRKQLVLGRDLIVRSASFQVAFLSAAGVAGRFGVAALAAHQIMLQLWNFLALVLDSLAIAAQTLTGAALGKGTVRQARAVGVAITRYSVIFSCALAACFAAGAGVIPRLFSSDEAVLREVGGPWWLMIAMIVMGGVLFALDGVLLGAADAAFLRNATVVSVLCGFLPGVWLAYAFDGGLMGVWCGLLAFIGLRLVAVVWRFRSMKWAV; via the coding sequence ATGAGCGGCGCGCAGCGGCAGGACGTTGCGGAGGCTTCCGCCAAGGTCACGGCGCGGGATATTTTTGGCCTGGCGCTGCCCGCCCTGGGCGTGCTGGCCGCCACCCCGCTGTACCTTTTGCTGGATACCGCCGTGGTGGGGCGTCTGGGTGGTTTGGAGCAGGCGGCCCTGGCGGTGGGGGCGACCATTCAATCCCAGGTGACCACCCAACTGACCTTTCTTTCCTACGGCACCACCGCGCGCTCCTCCCGGCTTTTTGGCCAGGGCAGGAGAGCAGCGGCGGTGGCCGAGGGAGTGCAGGCCACCTGGGTGGCGCTGGGCGTTGGTGTGGCGTTGGCCCTGGCGGTCATCGCCGGGGCACCCCTGTTTGCGGGGTGGCTGGGCGGCAACGCGGAGGTGGCCCAGGAGGCCGCCGCGTGGATGCGTGTGGCGGCGCTGGGTATTCCGCTCACCCTCATCATCATGGCCGGTAATGGCTGGTTGCGCGGGGTGCAGGATACCCGCCGCCCCCTATACTTCACCCTGGCCGGGGTGATTCCCGGCGCGATCCTGGTGCCGCTACTGGTGGCGCGCATGGGGCTGGTGGGCTCGGCCGTGGCTAACCTGGTGGGGGTGAGCATTGCGGCCCTGCTATTTTTGGGAGCGTTGATTCGGGAACACCGAGGCCCGTGGCGGCCGCAGTGGAGCGTGATCCGTAAGCAATTGGTGCTGGGGCGGGATCTCATTGTGCGCTCTGCTTCTTTCCAGGTGGCCTTTTTATCCGCGGCCGGGGTGGCGGGGCGCTTTGGGGTGGCGGCTCTGGCCGCACACCAGATCATGCTGCAACTGTGGAACTTCCTGGCCCTGGTGCTGGACTCCCTGGCCATTGCGGCCCAGACCTTAACCGGCGCGGCCCTGGGCAAGGGCACGGTGCGGCAGGCGCGCGCGGTGGGAGTGGCCATTACGCGCTACTCCGTGATCTTTTCCTGCGCGCTCGCCGCGTGCTTTGCGGCCGGGGCGGGGGTCATTCCCCGGTTGTTTAGCTCGGACGAGGCGGTGCTGAGGGAGGTGGGCGGCCCGTGGTGGCTGATGATCGCCATGATCGTGATGGGTGGGGTGCTCTTTGCCCTCGACGGTGTGCTGCTGGGGGCCGCCGACGCCGCCTTCCTGCGCAACGCCACGGTGGTATCCGTGCTCTGCGGCTTCCTGCCCGGCGTGTGGCTGGCCTATGCCTTCGACGGCGGCCTCATGGGCGTGTGGTGCGGCCTGCTGGCATTCATCGGGTTGCGCCTGGTGGCGGTGGTGTGGCGGTTCCGCTCGATGAAGTGGGCGGTGTGA
- the rpsO gene encoding 30S ribosomal protein S15: protein MSLGTEKKKEILSEYGLHETDTGSPEAQVALLTERISNLTEHLKSHKHDHHSRRGLLLMVGRRRGLLNYLAETNIDRYRDLISRLGLRR, encoded by the coding sequence ATGTCCCTGGGCACTGAGAAGAAGAAGGAAATCCTGTCCGAGTACGGCCTCCACGAGACCGATACCGGCTCCCCCGAGGCGCAGGTGGCGCTGCTCACCGAGCGTATCTCCAACCTCACCGAGCACCTGAAGAGCCACAAGCACGATCACCACTCTCGCCGCGGTCTGCTGCTGATGGTGGGTCGTCGTCGTGGTCTGCTCAACTACCTGGCGGAGACGAACATCGATCGTTACCGCGATCTGATCTCCCGTCTGGGTCTGCGTCGATAG
- a CDS encoding MFS transporter, which produces MSATEAQGPGAAPQIDPQVQRGAMKAMPGLLAIFVFGILCLHSFNFVFTDIGQELGAPARAALITSLPGVVLGVVSVIYGSLGDFVSLRRMMMVGIALIVVGSVLGLFSTASIWLVIIARVIQTAGCQVAGSVFLVVATKYVPGPKKVVYFGIFTAAYQFSTAIGLVAAGQLSKISWVWLFAIPLLSVFFIPSLYRHLPDVRGEGRRIDIAGFVLVSLAVGSLVMLLSEGTWAWALAFTVLSVAFVAYIHLVPHAFITPEFFRNRAYLVAVSLILIFYVAQYAMNPLFKEVGAQLYGYDAAAMVFVLIWASLIGGIAGMMSGKIVGWIGRGPGIMLAASLMALSCLLAAFTLESGIWAVGLCAVLFFGGISMLYSPVVDTVVGTVDVSESGRAVGLNDLAMNVSPSIGVALVSSLMNGVVFGGVTLTGATAGEAANYSVIFLLLGAVFIAGMVWFLAMKKNLYPDSWGRVSAQA; this is translated from the coding sequence GTGAGCGCCACCGAGGCCCAGGGGCCCGGTGCGGCCCCACAGATTGATCCCCAGGTGCAGCGTGGCGCGATGAAGGCCATGCCCGGCCTGCTGGCGATCTTCGTCTTTGGCATTCTGTGCCTGCATTCCTTCAACTTCGTGTTCACGGACATCGGCCAGGAGCTCGGCGCTCCGGCGCGGGCCGCGCTGATTACCTCCCTGCCCGGCGTGGTGCTCGGCGTGGTGAGCGTGATTTATGGCTCCCTGGGGGACTTCGTTTCCCTGCGCCGCATGATGATGGTGGGCATAGCGCTCATCGTGGTGGGCTCCGTGCTGGGGTTATTCTCCACGGCCTCCATCTGGTTGGTGATTATCGCGCGCGTGATTCAAACCGCCGGGTGCCAGGTGGCGGGTTCGGTGTTCCTGGTGGTGGCCACCAAGTACGTGCCGGGGCCGAAAAAGGTGGTGTATTTTGGTATCTTCACCGCGGCCTATCAGTTCTCCACGGCCATTGGCCTGGTGGCCGCGGGCCAATTGAGCAAGATCAGTTGGGTGTGGCTCTTTGCCATTCCGCTGCTTTCCGTGTTCTTCATTCCCTCCCTGTACCGGCACTTGCCCGACGTGCGTGGCGAGGGCCGCCGCATTGATATTGCGGGATTCGTGCTTGTTTCCCTGGCGGTGGGCAGCCTGGTGATGCTGTTGTCCGAGGGAACCTGGGCGTGGGCTCTGGCCTTTACCGTGCTGTCCGTGGCCTTTGTGGCGTATATCCACCTGGTGCCGCACGCCTTTATCACCCCGGAGTTCTTCCGCAACCGGGCCTACCTGGTGGCGGTCTCGCTCATCTTGATCTTCTACGTGGCGCAATACGCGATGAACCCGCTGTTCAAGGAGGTTGGCGCGCAGCTGTACGGCTACGACGCCGCCGCGATGGTCTTTGTGCTCATCTGGGCCAGCCTGATCGGCGGGATCGCCGGCATGATGTCCGGCAAGATCGTGGGGTGGATCGGGCGCGGACCGGGAATCATGCTGGCCGCCAGCCTGATGGCGTTGAGCTGCCTGCTCGCGGCTTTCACCCTGGAATCGGGAATCTGGGCGGTGGGCCTGTGCGCGGTGCTGTTCTTTGGCGGCATATCCATGCTGTATTCCCCGGTGGTGGACACGGTGGTGGGTACCGTGGACGTCTCCGAGTCCGGGCGCGCGGTGGGGCTCAATGACCTCGCCATGAACGTTTCCCCCTCCATCGGCGTGGCGCTGGTGAGCAGCCTGATGAACGGTGTGGTGTTCGGTGGCGTGACGCTGACGGGCGCCACGGCGGGGGAGGCCGCCAATTATTCGGTGATCTTCCTGCTCCTGGGCGCGGTATTCATCGCGGGCATGGTGTGGTTCCTGGCCATGAAGAAGAACCTGTACCCGGATTCCTGGGGCAGGGTTTCGGCGCAGGCATAA
- a CDS encoding metallophosphoesterase, whose translation MTAPTLWAVSDLHAAVPANREHVERLRPRNPGDWLIVAGDVAENVDLVIATLGRLRERFPRVIWAPGNHELLSRASDRFRGRARYAELVRRCREIGVHTPEDEYPIFQGTAIAPLCTLYDYSFAPAGITYEGARAAGKMLIDAFALEPFANVPAWCRERLAYSAGRLAALAGMPTVLVNHWPLVREPVQRMGIPELSLWCGTEHTRRWPQRYRARAVVYGHLHLPGVTRVHGVPHIEASLGYPREWRERPELPERPWPYPVLGGHAR comes from the coding sequence GTGACCGCCCCGACGCTGTGGGCGGTTTCCGACCTGCACGCGGCGGTTCCCGCCAACCGGGAGCACGTGGAGCGCCTGCGGCCTCGGAACCCCGGGGATTGGCTCATCGTGGCCGGGGACGTGGCGGAGAACGTGGACTTGGTGATCGCCACCCTGGGGCGGCTGCGGGAGAGATTTCCCCGGGTGATCTGGGCACCGGGGAACCACGAGCTGCTCAGTCGGGCGAGCGATCGGTTCCGGGGGCGGGCGCGGTATGCGGAACTGGTGCGCCGCTGCCGGGAGATCGGCGTGCACACCCCGGAGGACGAGTACCCGATTTTTCAGGGCACGGCGATAGCCCCGCTGTGTACCCTCTACGATTACAGCTTTGCCCCCGCCGGGATCACCTACGAGGGCGCGCGGGCTGCCGGGAAAATGCTTATCGACGCCTTCGCCCTCGAACCCTTCGCGAACGTGCCGGCTTGGTGTAGGGAGCGTCTAGCCTATAGCGCGGGCAGGCTCGCCGCGCTGGCGGGAATGCCCACGGTGCTGGTGAATCACTGGCCGTTGGTGCGCGAGCCGGTGCAGCGCATGGGGATACCGGAGTTATCCCTGTGGTGCGGTACCGAGCACACGCGGCGGTGGCCGCAGCGCTATCGCGCCCGCGCGGTGGTCTACGGCCACCTGCACTTGCCTGGGGTGACCCGGGTGCACGGGGTGCCTCACATCGAGGCCTCCCTGGGCTATCCGAGGGAGTGGCGCGAGCGCCCTGAACTCCCCGAGCGCCCGTGGCCCTATCCGGTGTTGGGAGGACACGCACGATGA
- a CDS encoding 4'-phosphopantetheinyl transferase family protein translates to MMDSLFPPQVQWRILRAPDSSLLRYQELPAEERELVARAVDKRKAEFGDARWCAHQALAHYGVPPSTPILRGVRGMPVWPQGFTGSLTHTEGLRAAAVAPRSEVRAVGLDVEPAAALPKGVLGSIALDSEEYMVRRWWAAGMQWADRLLFCAKEATYKAWFPLTRRWLDFDQAEIALHPDGTFTSRLLPDTAPLPFFSGRWLVREGYCCAAITVPL, encoded by the coding sequence ATGATGGATTCGCTTTTTCCCCCGCAGGTGCAGTGGCGGATACTGCGGGCACCGGATTCCTCCCTGCTGCGCTACCAAGAACTCCCCGCTGAGGAGCGGGAACTGGTGGCGCGCGCGGTGGATAAGCGCAAGGCGGAGTTTGGCGATGCCCGCTGGTGCGCCCATCAGGCCCTGGCTCACTATGGGGTGCCGCCGAGCACCCCGATTCTGCGCGGGGTCAGGGGCATGCCGGTGTGGCCGCAGGGTTTTACGGGCTCGCTCACCCACACGGAGGGTCTGCGGGCGGCGGCGGTGGCCCCCCGCTCCGAGGTACGCGCGGTGGGGCTGGACGTGGAACCGGCTGCCGCGCTCCCGAAGGGGGTGCTGGGGAGCATCGCCCTGGATTCCGAGGAATACATGGTGCGGCGGTGGTGGGCTGCCGGAATGCAGTGGGCCGATCGGCTGCTTTTTTGCGCCAAGGAGGCCACCTACAAGGCGTGGTTCCCGCTCACGCGGCGCTGGCTGGACTTTGATCAGGCGGAGATCGCGCTGCACCCGGACGGCACCTTTACCTCGCGCCTGCTGCCGGATACCGCGCCGCTGCCCTTCTTTTCGGGGCGGTGGCTCGTGCGCGAGGGCTATTGCTGCGCGGCGATCACGGTGCCGCTATAG